A single window of Bacillus mesophilus DNA harbors:
- a CDS encoding NAD(P)/FAD-dependent oxidoreductase, which yields MSKEAPIVIIGGGLSAIMAALTLKEHGYKDILMVEKSRSVGGRMATRRIETGKVDHGAQFFTVRTDRFQAFVDDWLKRDLVKVWFGDQYPRYCSVDGMNPFAKKLAEDIPVRLQTRIIEMKKDSNGYILLTDQGESINARAVIVTAPAPQAKALLESDELQVNAEVLEKLDEIVFNPCLVGLFHFHQSTNLPQNGHLDTDLPGGVMRLVDHDKKGMSPLTTVSVYMTGEWSNAHYDLEDEEVLVKMKQITSQYFDSDSIISSQLKKWRYAEAVQFLRQPFLNSNLEYPVLVAGDAFLHSEDTAGRTRLESAFLSGIAVGEELVGLLNKG from the coding sequence ATGAGTAAGGAAGCACCAATCGTGATTATAGGTGGAGGGTTGTCTGCGATTATGGCAGCCCTGACACTGAAAGAGCATGGATATAAGGATATTTTAATGGTGGAAAAGAGCCGTAGTGTTGGTGGTAGAATGGCAACTCGTAGAATTGAAACGGGTAAGGTGGATCATGGTGCACAATTTTTTACGGTGCGAACTGATAGATTCCAAGCGTTTGTTGATGATTGGCTGAAAAGAGATCTGGTGAAGGTTTGGTTCGGTGATCAGTATCCACGCTACTGTAGTGTGGATGGGATGAATCCTTTTGCTAAAAAGCTAGCTGAAGATATTCCAGTACGTTTACAAACGAGAATTATAGAGATGAAGAAAGATTCCAATGGATACATACTACTCACAGACCAAGGTGAATCTATCAACGCACGGGCGGTTATTGTGACAGCACCAGCCCCACAGGCGAAAGCCTTGCTTGAAAGCGACGAACTCCAGGTGAATGCAGAGGTCTTAGAGAAGCTTGATGAAATTGTCTTTAACCCATGCTTGGTAGGTTTATTTCATTTTCACCAGTCGACGAATTTACCACAAAATGGTCATCTTGATACGGATCTTCCAGGGGGTGTGATGCGACTTGTTGATCATGACAAAAAGGGCATGTCACCCCTTACAACGGTCAGTGTTTATATGACGGGTGAATGGAGCAACGCTCACTATGATTTAGAGGATGAAGAGGTTTTAGTAAAAATGAAGCAAATTACGAGTCAGTATTTTGATAGTGATTCTATTATTTCGAGTCAGCTGAAAAAATGGCGTTATGCAGAGGCCGTCCAATTTTTGCGCCAGCCTTTTTTAAACAGTAACCTTGAGTATCCTGTATTAGTAGCGGGAGATGCATTTTTACATAGTGAGGATACAGCGGGACGTACTCGATTAGAAAGTGCTTTTCTTTCAGGGATTGCTGTGGGCGAAGAGTTGGTTGGATTGCTTAATAAAGGGTGA
- a CDS encoding YqjF family protein encodes MNQELKQTDHRPYPLPSSPWVMTQTWDELLFMHYPIPTEELQKHIPPELELDTYDGTGWIGLVPFEMNQVRVHGLPKVPYAHSFLELNVRTYVTYKGKPGVYFFTLDANHKLAVKAARTLFSLPYVHADMKMKKANGMIDYKSERTHRGYPEASFHVSYRPTSPVFTATKGSIEDWLTARYCLWTTKGNTVYRGDIHHLPWDLQQAEAEIKINKLAPFLPELYFDTEPLLLYSKSIRAYVWMLERVE; translated from the coding sequence ATGAATCAAGAACTAAAACAAACTGACCATCGTCCCTATCCACTGCCTAGTAGTCCATGGGTCATGACCCAAACGTGGGATGAGTTACTATTTATGCATTATCCGATTCCGACAGAAGAGCTCCAAAAGCATATCCCACCTGAGCTTGAACTAGATACATATGATGGAACAGGCTGGATTGGACTTGTTCCATTTGAGATGAATCAGGTAAGGGTGCATGGTTTGCCAAAGGTTCCTTATGCTCATTCTTTTCTAGAGTTAAATGTGCGAACCTATGTGACATATAAGGGGAAACCGGGTGTTTACTTTTTTACATTAGATGCTAATCATAAATTAGCCGTAAAAGCAGCGAGAACATTATTCTCCTTACCATACGTTCACGCAGATATGAAAATGAAAAAGGCTAATGGAATGATTGATTATAAAAGTGAACGGACTCACCGAGGGTATCCAGAGGCGAGCTTTCATGTTTCGTATCGTCCTACATCACCAGTTTTCACGGCCACAAAAGGAAGTATCGAGGATTGGTTAACAGCGCGTTATTGTTTGTGGACAACGAAAGGTAACACTGTGTATCGTGGAGACATTCATCATTTACCGTGGGATCTTCAACAAGCAGAGGCAGAGATCAAAATCAATAAGCTTGCTCCGTTTTTACCGGAGCTCTATTTTGATACTGAACCACTGCTACTATATTCTAAATCCATTCGTGCTTATGTATGGATGCTAGAACGTGTTGAATAG
- a CDS encoding RDD family protein, with protein sequence MCDNPGGFWVRLGAAILDGILLFIVSALLNFALFQQFVSEPNNITHAIDLLYYLLLPVFWYGYTVGKRALGIRIARVDGRKVGIGTMLMRNFVAGIAYLLTLGIGVIVSAFMVGLREDKRSIHDFIAGTYVTYDKPE encoded by the coding sequence ATGTGTGATAATCCAGGAGGTTTTTGGGTAAGACTTGGCGCAGCAATTCTTGATGGCATCCTTCTATTTATCGTATCTGCATTATTAAATTTTGCGTTGTTTCAACAATTCGTTTCAGAGCCCAATAATATAACACATGCTATAGATCTGTTGTATTATTTATTACTACCTGTGTTTTGGTATGGATACACGGTTGGGAAGAGAGCATTGGGCATCCGGATTGCCCGTGTTGATGGAAGGAAAGTTGGGATTGGGACGATGCTTATGCGAAACTTCGTAGCTGGCATTGCCTACTTATTAACGCTAGGGATCGGAGTTATAGTTAGTGCCTTTATGGTAGGTCTCAGAGAAGACAAACGTTCGATTCATGATTTTATCGCAGGTACGTATGTGACGTATGATAAGCCTGAGTAG
- a CDS encoding universal stress protein has protein sequence MMNKPSKILVAYDGSELSKKALEYAKEMVANNENARLEVVSVMEVSAYPNTFDPYLYIEIKKNAQEAANTRLVEVRELLEQIPNHTDVEVLEGNPALKIVRYAEEQNVDLIVMGSRGLGRIKEFFLGSVSHNVVQMAKCPVFIIK, from the coding sequence ATGATGAACAAACCTTCAAAGATTCTTGTTGCTTATGATGGATCAGAGTTGAGTAAAAAAGCATTAGAGTATGCGAAAGAGATGGTAGCAAATAATGAGAATGCCAGGTTAGAGGTTGTCTCGGTTATGGAAGTAAGCGCATATCCAAATACCTTTGATCCATACTTGTATATAGAAATAAAAAAGAATGCTCAAGAAGCAGCGAATACTAGATTAGTGGAAGTGAGAGAACTTTTAGAGCAGATTCCAAACCATACTGATGTAGAAGTCCTTGAAGGGAATCCAGCGCTAAAGATCGTTCGGTATGCTGAAGAGCAAAATGTTGATCTCATTGTAATGGGTAGCCGGGGACTAGGAAGAATCAAAGAATTCTTCTTGGGAAGTGTTAGTCACAATGTGGTTCAAATGGCTAAATGCCCTGTGTTTATCATTAAATAA